The Candidatus Zixiibacteriota bacterium genome contains the following window.
TGCTATAGTTGAAGCGGCCGGAAGAAGTAACCGGCACAATGCGAGGAAAGCCATAAGTTCACCTATCGTAAGATCGCCGCGAATCACACTGCGCCCACCATACCAAAGTGTACCAAAGAGCCACACACTTGATGCAACTGAAACAAGAACACCAGATAATCCGCTCAAAAGCGAACCTCGTATAGATATTTTGAGAGACTGATGCAGCTTCGAATGAAATGAACGCAACTCTCGTCCCAATGATCCACAAGACTGGACTAATTCTATTCCGTCCAGTGCTTCCTTCGCAGTTCCATAGATATCCTCCTCCAGCGCCCGCTGCTTTCTCGTGATAGTTTCTATGGGGCGACGGAAACCGTAAATTAGGGCGCAATGAAGCGCAACAACACCTGTTACGAACATTGTTAATTGGACGTTCAGATGCAGCATCCAGAAAATGATGAATGCTGCGGTGCAGGAACTGAGAATGACTGTGATAGGCAACCCACCAACAGAGCTGCACACCACTTGCCCATCATTAAACAAGATATACAGCAAGTCACCAACTCTCTTCTTGCTGTAAGCACGTATCATTCCCTGGCTAAGGTGCCGGTAAAGACCGTACTTGATGTCAAATGAAAGACGCTGAATGAAAACAGCTGAAAGGTAAGTGTTTAGCAATCCGACCCCCGAGCTAACAACAACAGCTGCCACCATAGCAACTAGAACTGCGGTCAGGAGACTGTTACTCTTCGCAATGATGATTGAATCCACCATTATCTGTGTGATGAGTGGGCCCAACAGCGTCAATGCCCCCAAAATCATTGAAATCAGTAGGATCAAACACATCCGGCTCCGATATCTGAAACCGTACTCACGAAAAGCTCTCAGGAACAGTCTGATTCTTTCGGATCTCATTTCAGGTTGCCTGCACGCTTTCCTCATGAAAAAGATCCAACTTAAAACCATAGATATAGCCACGGACAATGTGACTGCCAACAGCAACGAGCATGGGCAATACTAGCACGACAATAAGAGCCACATTGTAGTCAAGAGATGATGGAGGGAACGTCATTGACACTCCGACAATAGCATCCACCAAGTAGTGCGCAGTTAGTACGGTTACAAACCCGTACTTAATAAAAACAACTCCGTAGACGATACCTATGAGTGTTATTTCAATCATCCTGAAGTACACTGGAAATATGACATGCCCAGCATGATTGATGCCCCATGCCAATGCAGACAGGATGACAGCCGCGATGGTCGTCCGGAGATATTTCTTGAATAGTGGAATGCAGAATAAACGGAACGTGCTTTCCTCTATCAAAGAAGCGAGGAAGGCTGCCCCGATTACACCAATGATGGGTATGTGAGACATTGACGCAATGCCAATTCTTGGTTTGGCAGGCATCCACACACCAACGCTGTCGCCAATCAAGTAACAAGACATATGATACGCTATGAGCATGAATGCGAGACCATATCCAATTGCACATTTGCTCAGAAGGCGTCTAAACCGACGCCGACCTAAGTGAATACAATACCTCGCTAAGCTTCCCGATCCGAATGTCCGAGCATACAACTGCTGTCCGAGTGCGCTATAGATCACTACCTGACCTCCCAATACGCACGAACTCAATAGGATCATAATGGAATGCGAACCCAGAAGCTCCATCCAGCCTTCCGTCGTCGTCACAGTCCTTGAAGTGATGAACATGTTGTTGATTGGCAGTACGGCAGCGACCAGAAACACAACGAATCCCAAGAATACTCCGTATTGCCACTGTACCTCTTCCCGCCTTGATATTGTACGGACCGTGTAGATTGCTGCACTCAACATGACCAGAAATGATAGTGCGTTCCCAATAGCTGAAAACAGCTCTCTGATGGAGCGTTCGTTTCGAACTCTCCTGACATGTGATTCCGGAACCTTGATAAATCGTTCGAAGAAGCTCACACTCTCCCCGCGCAGGGTGACAAGCACCTCTTCGTCAATTTCTGGTAAAGGCCGCCATTCCCTTGCCCAAGTAAATGAATGATTGATCCGATCAGTTTGTTCATCAATCGATATTGCCGTCAGAGTAAAGTCAGACAAATCTAGGCCGGCGATATCATTGGTGAATGTCTCTGCAATCTCCAGAGCAACATACTGGTCTGGTTTACTGCGCTGTGGGATATTCGTGATTTCGCTCTTGAATCCATCAAAATGGCCATCCGGGGCAATCCCAACAATGAACCGCTGCTTTGAGATGGGATTGAAGAAGACAATTCTCCAGTAATGGAGACACAATTCGCCGGAACTTGTCAGGCGATTAAGTGCCGCTATACCCAGTTCCCGCTGGAGGAAGTAATCGACTTGCTGGTCAGTTTCAAATGTCGCCGTGACGCTGTAATCAGGTATGTCTACTCCCATTTGTGCCATAACGTTTTCAGCTTTGCGGATTGCTTGTTCCCTCTCCATAATCACACCAATTTCCGACGGTGGAAAGGCGGCATCAAAGTATTCAAGAAAGAAAATGACGGAGATGAGGGTTACCAGAAGGAATGTCGTGCATAGCATTATATTGATGGTCCGATCGGAGTGTGTAGACAACAGCTTCTCTCCATCTGAAGTGCAATGGCAGTTATTCTGCCATAACTGACTCTATCCTACCGAACTGACTGCTCATAGCTCTAGCGCTCATCAACTGTGCAAGGACGAGGCTGTTTTTGCGTATTGGCTCAGAACTCCTTGTGATGATTCATCTCCTGTTGACTCATTGCGCTCCTCTACCAGCACCGAGAATTGACGAAACAGCCAAATTCGTTCCCTAATATTGGCTTTCCATGTGGGACATTCCGGGTCCCGCCCGAGCCCCACGACAACCCAAGGGCAACTGCCCATACAAGATGGAAGCAGACTACATTGACGACACTTGGAGAATGAGAATGGGTCATGCGCCATCCATTTACACATATTCTCGATCTGGCTGTTAGTTGTTCGAGATGTGATTAGATCAAT
Protein-coding sequences here:
- a CDS encoding CPBP family intramembrane metalloprotease is translated as MSTHSDRTINIMLCTTFLLVTLISVIFFLEYFDAAFPPSEIGVIMEREQAIRKAENVMAQMGVDIPDYSVTATFETDQQVDYFLQRELGIAALNRLTSSGELCLHYWRIVFFNPISKQRFIVGIAPDGHFDGFKSEITNIPQRSKPDQYVALEIAETFTNDIAGLDLSDFTLTAISIDEQTDRINHSFTWAREWRPLPEIDEEVLVTLRGESVSFFERFIKVPESHVRRVRNERSIRELFSAIGNALSFLVMLSAAIYTVRTISRREEVQWQYGVFLGFVVFLVAAVLPINNMFITSRTVTTTEGWMELLGSHSIMILLSSCVLGGQVVIYSALGQQLYARTFGSGSLARYCIHLGRRRFRRLLSKCAIGYGLAFMLIAYHMSCYLIGDSVGVWMPAKPRIGIASMSHIPIIGVIGAAFLASLIEESTFRLFCIPLFKKYLRTTIAAVILSALAWGINHAGHVIFPVYFRMIEITLIGIVYGVVFIKYGFVTVLTAHYLVDAIVGVSMTFPPSSLDYNVALIVVLVLPMLVAVGSHIVRGYIYGFKLDLFHEESVQAT
- a CDS encoding peptidase domain-containing ABC transporter; translation: MRSERIRLFLRAFREYGFRYRSRMCLILLISMILGALTLLGPLITQIMVDSIIIAKSNSLLTAVLVAMVAAVVVSSGVGLLNTYLSAVFIQRLSFDIKYGLYRHLSQGMIRAYSKKRVGDLLYILFNDGQVVCSSVGGLPITVILSSCTAAFIIFWMLHLNVQLTMFVTGVVALHCALIYGFRRPIETITRKQRALEEDIYGTAKEALDGIELVQSCGSLGRELRSFHSKLHQSLKISIRGSLLSGLSGVLVSVASSVWLFGTLWYGGRSVIRGDLTIGELMAFLALCRLLLPAASTIANIAINYPASIISLRRFYEVVDQLPTTCAVASATPICIEAGEISFRNVSFAYAGQARCALKDITLDIHPNESVALVGRSGSGKTTMVNLIAGFIAPTRGAVWIDGNDSSKVLPQSLWTGIGFVMQNLNVFSGTVAENIMYGNKNVSFDQVVEAAKSAYVHEQIVRLRHGYETEIGKWGLRISSGEAQRIALARVFLRNPRILILDEATSCLDNQTEYLIQKALRRLSHNRTTIAITHRLTTARSSDRILVIDEGSIAESGSHEDLIKRRGLYYKLWKHVLVG